In the Pelmatolapia mariae isolate MD_Pm_ZW linkage group LG10_11, Pm_UMD_F_2, whole genome shotgun sequence genome, CCCAAGTTGGTGAAATTACTTAGCAGATCTGGGAACATTATGTGACATATATTTAATGTGACTTGATCTGCTCATCTAGCAGGTGGTGTAGCATTACCATGGAGCTGGAGGGCAGGCAGATAGGTAGGTGTTAGGTGAAAGAATATGCAGGGAATGGAAAAAGTGCAGGAATGCGGTGCTTTCACTGCTAAGAGAGTGGGATGTGACTgaaaggtggaggaggaggtgagaaAATGCCTACAGCTGCAGCAGGCACAAtgggtcacacacacacacacacacacacacacacacacacacacacacacacacacacacacacacacacagacagcaggCTGGTTATTACACCCAAATGCCCAGGATGGACTGCCACACAGTCAAGCAGAATTACTTTATTTACTCCCAAGTATCTTAATTCCATATGAAACCAAAAGAAGACAGACTCATGGGAAATCCCCACACACACCACCCCCGCGCATGCACTCACTTCGCCCGCTGTAATTTCTCATCTTTCTCGCCAGCTCGTCTGATGGCGTCTGCTCCGACACCTTCACCTCTGGAACTGTAGCGAaaggcaaaaaacaaagcaaaaacaaagacaagacaAAATGAACACAggcaagagaaaacaaacagagatcCAGCAAACGTTATAATTCATCCGGTCATCTCTGTTATCGTGTTTGAGTTTAGCAGACGCCGCACCTGCATCGACTTGCCTCAGATTAAGCGATTGTTATGAGGCTACTGCACGTAAAATACCTGGAGTTTTAGAGCTCGCAGCTACGAGGCAAACAAAAGAGCTTCAGCACAGCCGGTGTTCCAACAGACTCTATGAGTCATTAAGAAAAGATGGGTCAGATGATTGGTATATTTGGTATGTTGCTGCAAGGTGCTGGTGAGCAAGGTTGCCTTGTgcattataaatatttatacagctctagcaaaaaagaaaaagaaaaagaaaagattctTACAATCACTGCTCATGAAGGTGTTTGTCATGGTCTCGTTGCCACTGTCGGGGAGGGTCCTGTCACTCCTGCCATTAGGACGCTGCCCGGTCGACAGGTAGCCCTTGTTCCTTTTGCCCTTCCGCGTGCTGATGCGGATGACCCCGTGCACCAGCTTGCACTCGGCCTCTTGCTCCTCCAGGTTGTAGTCCTGAGCGATGCTGTAGATGAGCTCGCTGATCTCGTTGGTCTTGCGGGAGAAGGAGGAATCAGAGGTGCACTTGGCCAGCTGGTCAATCTGATGCAGGGCGTAAAGCTCCAGCAGCTTCTTGGTGATCAGAGAGTCAATGTCTTTGTCGCTCTGCTCATCCAAGTCGTAGTCCTCGTAGGATAGAAGGCTGGTGTTGCTGACCGGCCGCTGGTTATCCCCTTTACCTGATGTGCGACCCCGTTTGGAGTCAGCAACTGGGTACTTTACCTTCTGACCTGCTATGTGCACATCTGGGTAACGGAAACTGTCATTCAGGGGCAATCTGGAGGTCTTGGGCTGCTTATTATTGGGCTCCAAAGACATGCCAGGGTTTTTCACAGCTATGCCGTTAGGAGGTCGAGGGTCACCGCCCGTTTTGGGGGTATGGTCTGTGGAGCTCTCGTTAACGGGGAGGCAGGGCTCCCGGGTGCCATAAAATCCACAGGTGAGAACACAACAGATAAGAGCCTTACAGCTACTCCAGCCCATGGAGGCACAGGAGCCACAGGACTGCCTGCTGCTCGGCACGCTGTCTGCCGACCCCGGAATAAATCCTATTGTCTCTGAACCCCTTCCAGTGCCGTTTCGAGGGTGGCTTCTTCCTCGACCATACCTGCCCTCTGAATAGCGGGAGTGGTCACGTAGTTGCTCCCCATGAGGATCCTTGTAGGAGTCTTGGCTGGTCGTGCTGTCCCTGGATATAGTCCGGTTGGGTCGATGGTTGTCCGCCCTAGAGCTACAGTTGGGGTACTTGTGGCGGGGAGCCCCTGTGCTGTGGCCAGGCATGGCTCAAAAAGCCTGGGACCTGGAGGAGTAGGAGAGGACAGTTTAGTACAACCTCCATAGCCCCCCAGTACATTAAACTAAGCTGCATTTAAAGCTGGAGCAGGAAAAACATAGCTTTCAGTAAAGTAACCTAACATGAAGCTCGGAGAGTGTAAATAAAGCTGAGTGTTCTGATTTCTATCTTAACAATAACTTTTGTCGCacccttgattttttttttttttttttgcctaatAGTGCGCGCGGAGGAGAAAAGGTGAGACCAAACCTCATTCAACATCCAactgtttttccattttactTGCAAATCGCCCACTTACCGCATAAGAGGAAACACTTTTATCCCAAACAACTTGTTCAACGAGCAAAGTGCGGAAGTcttagagagaaagagagagagagaaaaaaaactacgCTAACGCTCCAAACGGAGAAAACAAAACCGCCTACAGATTTTTAGGTTGGTGTACTTCAACAAAGTTTGCAAACCCAAAACAGAGTCCCGCAGTCCGAGGggaaaaacacagctcagctcaTCGGCGTCGTTTGTCTTtcagtgaaaagaagtttacaGTCTTGCGTTGCCGAGAGTCTCCCAATGTTTGGCTATTACCTGCGGCTACAGCTAATCCCAGATCCTACACCCACCCACAGGTGAGTCGTGACGTCACACGAGGCGGATTTGAACGTGCAGGGGACGGAACGAGAGATGTGGGGAGGAAAGAGGGGGCGGGGGGTGATCCGAGGGGAAACTATTGCATAATAAcgtgtatgtttttttttaatttcataaaaAATGTGTCGGCtttctttcagtttaaaaatgtttaaatacgCATTTCGTGAATTATTAAAGAGTTCTTAAAGAACAGGAATTTAATGAGACACAAAATGCCCTATTCTGGATTTTccttctttattctttattttatttattattcgttttgtttgtttgttttaaaaactgCGGACCCACTATAAAAAAGAAATTGATATTCTTAAAGTTGCATTTTATTTAAGTTTGAACATTACACATGTAGTTCAGTTTAAAGTTCATTCATTACAACAAGAAATCATTATTCAGTAAAATTTTATAACGTGCGTTATACTCTAAAGTAAATACCCTCTAGAATAATAGACAGAAAACTCCCGTATGAGGAAGCACTTGGTgaaagtggaaaggaaaaattcccttttaacaggaagaaacgtcTGGCAGAATGAGGCTCAGGGAGGGTGGCCAGTTGGGGATGagggaaggaagacaggataacaGACACACTGTGGAGGAGAGCCAAAGATtcataataactaatgattaaatgcagagtggtgtataagcACATAGTGAGTCGAAAAAGCGAGTGAAGCTTGATGAAGAATATTTCATTAGCCTCCACGAAAAGTATAATGGAGAAAGGAATATGggaacaaaattaaaacaataaaaataaaaggattttaatggcaagtttaattatttaatatattCTGCTTTACGCAGAATGTGCTTAAgactaaacataaaaacataaacacctgTGTAGGTTTACAATGCCTTAAGGCAGAGTTTCAGGggaaaatttaaagaaataaataaaagaaagtccCAGCAAAACTTCACGTGAGTGGTTTCTACAATGAAAACAGATACCTTTCTGATATTTAATGGAGTAGAAATGTTATGGGGGGAAAATCATTTTCTATCTTTTGACGGTGTATCTATTACTTTCTTTATTTGGTGTTGTAGGGCAGATTGTAGGCAACGTGTTTGTTGGCTAGAAGGCCGAAAAAGTGCAGATGATTCAGACCATTCTTAAGGATAAATCGAATGAGAGCGTCTTTGCAgctttcacattttccaaagctgtccagtggaCCCTTGGTGGCCAGTTATGGCCTTTAGGCTGTGGGCTTGACACCCCTGATAAACAGCCATGTGATGCAGGATAGCAGagaatttttgtgttttaaattgcAGCAGTGCACTTTTCTAATTTCTCTATATAAATCCTCTTTAACGTGCACATACAATAAGTAGATAGCTCCGGCAGGGACACAGAGGTGCACAGCTGCAGAGCCAGCAGGTGTATTTCCCGGTGATATCATTCATTCTGCCCTACTTTTTCCTTGTATAGAAACACTTAATCACCCACTCTTTGAATTGAAATAGTATGGCAATCTCACGTGGAGATATACATGAGCCTGTGTAGCAGTGCCTTCCTCAGTGCACTTATAATAAAACAGCACAAGAAATTAATTacatcatttctttttatttctaattAAGGTAAACACAGGTTTTTATATAATACCAAGACATATTCATTCGAATAATACAAATCGCATTATTACCACTCCTATAAAGATATAGGGCTGAGTAAATTTAaaggttttgctttttttactgAAGAACACAGTAGAATAGACCTACCCTACCATTCACTGGTCATCTataatttatgttatttatgtttttctttatcttctgCTTACCGGAAAGATATTTAAGCTAATATAAAAGTAAAGAAAGCACACTGAAAAAGCTGACATCCATTTCCAAGTAGCCTATGTGTAAGGTCCTTATAAAAatctataagaaaaaaaacacacacttacTAACTTACAAATACAAGGATCTAGAGCATCTACAACACAAAGGcactttttttttaggtttctaGGTTATAACTCCGATATGTACAGAATGCTCGAGACAAAATTGTAAATTTCCTCCTAAAACTATTTACAGCTACACCATAATATGTCAAATCATCAGTTTATCATAAGTTTAGAGATGGGGAGGTTGTCAGCTGTTTGACTTGTGTTTTTGTGGGGGCAACAGAGGTGTCACTGGGCAGCTGCTGGGACAGAGATATTCCTAACTGCCTTTGTGCCCTTCTGCTGTCTGCAGAAATGTGCCCCAGCCGAGGGTCTGAGTCAATCTCGTACCGGTAGTGATAGCCCTCCAGGACATCCCGACAAGCGTCTCTCATTTCATTGATCCACTTCTTCATACCTTTGCGATTCAGGTAgagcacaaagagaaaaaccaTGCCAACAAGCCCCAGAACCAGCCCCAGGAAGACATAAGAGGTCTGCAGGGTGAGATCAGCGACCTCTGCCAGGACTGGAACAACACACCCGATATCCTGGATACTGAGCCCTCTTAGGCGGGCGTCAGTTAATGCGCCAGGTGAGGCACATCTCACAGCATCCACATCAACCTTAGCTCTCGATTTATTCAGCCACGCGACAAACTCATTGATCTCACAGGAGCAGGTGTAGGGGTTGTTACCGAGCAGGATTCTGATGTACCCGAGCTTGTCCATCTCCAGCAGAGCATCGGCTCTGAATGTGCTGAAGGTGTTGTGTGTCAGGTCGAGCACCTCCAGGTGATTCATGCCAGAGAAGGTCCCACTGTAGACTGCTACCAAAGAGTTGTTGGTGAGGAAAAGCTGCTGCAGATTGGGAAGGTGAGAGAACATGCCCGGGGGAAGCAGCGCAAGCTTGTTCCCCGAGAGGTCGAGGCGGAGGAGCCCCGCGAGGCCCCCCCAGCGCAGAGCTGTGGTCAGGTCTGTAAGGGCAGTAAAGTTGTAGAGTGACTGACTCAGGTTGAGCTCCTGAAGGGGACTACCAGGTATGCTGAGAGCCTCTGGATGGATGAGTGCCAGCTGGTTTCCACTGAGGTCCAGGAAGCGCAGGTTGACCAGGGAGGAGAAGGTGTGGGACGCCATCTCTGTTAACCTGAGGAGACGACTAACACTTTAACATCAGGTTTTAGACATCTGATTATATCCTCCTGCTTGGAAACAAGAAACCTTGGGAAATCTCACTGTACTATCAaggttaaaaataagaaaaacaaaactcacagaaacagatctttatttatttattgtgtaaacataaagaaataaactaTTCAAATACAGCTTAATATATACATGgttgaaactgaaaaagaaacaaataaaaaacactgacaTTCTCACCTGTTATTGCTTAAAATGATGTTAGTGACGTTCTCCAGCTCCGTAAACGAACTGGGTCCAATTTGGTGTATATTATTCCCTGTGATAATGACAGTCCTGGCATATCCTGGAATATTTTCTGGTGCTGTGAGCAGATCTTTAGAAACACATTTTACCGTGCGGATCACAGCGAAACACTCACAGCCAAAAGGACACTCCAAGCAGCGGCACAGAGCGCAGAAAAGAATccccaaaaacacaaaaacagcagaaaaacacatctctaaataaaagctaaaaaagTTTAAACTACAGACGTGTATTCATAAATCAAACTTTAGCTGTTATCCTTTGTTTTCTAAAAGTGATCGGACACTGCAGAGGTGGCAAAGACTGCTCGCTCAGTCGTCGTCTGCTGCACTGTGGGAATAAAGGTTCCCGTAAAGTGATGGTAGTTCATATCACACAGAGTCTGCTGGATGAAAACGCAGTCCCCTTAAAGGTACAGAGGACGACCCACAGCCGGTCACCTATATCCCAGTCTGCCAGGGGAGACAACAAAAGAGCTCTGCACACAGCAAATCCAAAATGCAGGTACAAAAATGGAAATATTAAATGGTTACAGacatacaataataaataatactTATTCAAGTACCAAAAACATccaataaaataacataatgcATAAACAAGTGATCAAATATTGCTTATATAACTTGGCAGGATCAAGTGTGAGGATGCACAAAAGGAAATCATTCAAATCTTACTGCAGAaaagccaaaacaaacaaaaaaagaagtcagTTAACATAGAAGCGTCTTATTCAGGAGGAAAATGTATTCGAGGGAGCGCAATACCCTAATTTTTAACATGTGGGTTTCCATCATTCTATCTTTGGTCTAGCTGCTCATATTTCTAAGACAAATAATTGATGAATACTTCCAGCTTGAAGATTTTGCAATCCGTTTTCTATGGATTCGTCACTGAAATATATATTAGCCCGCTGGAAACACATTCATCACTGCCGTTCATGAAAAATACATCTCTGCAACTGAAATGCATTACTCTACTGGGTCTAATCTGGACGTCGTCTCCTTCATGATAATATTAACAAAGggaaataaagcaaaaacacaaatgcaGACACTGTAGCGTGCCTGGCTAGCATAATACACAATAAGAAATAATCAAAATATCGATAACTGAAGGACAAATTGTTCATTTCAACTGCCACCcccccacaaaaacaaaagttagGCTTTGCCCTTTAATACTCTTAGAAAATGCATCACAACAGATGAAGAGGCAGTCACTCAGTTTGTGCACAAACAAATGTTCCATCAGAACGCACCACTCACGTCAATGACTGTGTATAAAGTATAACCAAAAAGCCTGAGTCAGCTGGTTCTACTGCTCGCCGCACTACTGTAGGTTAAACGTGAGGATGAAGGTGGCGAGGACTCCGCTGAGCATGACGAAGGGCAGCCAGGTCTTGAGGAAAGCGGCCCAGCTGGAGGATGGAAAAACACAGTAATTAGAGTACTTCTCAACACCTGGATATTGATGATGTGCAGCAGAGGAGCGGGGGGGCGGGCGCTCTTTCCCGGTATACTTTCAGCAGACAAGGACATGTGAGGTGTGCCGGGGTGTAACATGGTGCAATCTAACATAGTGTCTACAGCCCCAGCTTGTGTCCTACTGTCCCCGTCCACCCAGCCGGTGTGAGGGGAGCCCCAGCGGAGGACTGACCTCCAGTTGTTACACAGAGGGGAGCGCTGCCGTCTGTGATTAATTGCGCGACTCCCCTTCTGTTTAAAAGACTCCTGTGCCACAGGATCGTACGAGCAGAGGCAGCACAAGCTGTGACGCCAGCAATCTCTATGTGGGTCAGCAGAGAATAATGAGGGAGGATCTCTGAGCCATATGTCTCTTAATGCTCTCCAGCATCCAGCAGCAGAGCTATTTAACAGACTGTGTTCAGACTGTTGTGATGAAGATGCTTCAGGTGTGCTGCACAGTAATGTTCTCCTTCAGTTAAACTGTAATCCTAGCACAGCTACTCGTATCACCCTTTGTAGTACCTATGTCTGAAAGAGTGAAACCTGCCATGATAGAGGGTTTAGTACACTCacaggacactttattaggtacaccttggtAGTATTGGGTTGAaaccccttttgccttcagagccGCCTTAATTCGTCACAGcaaagattcaacaaggtgctggaaacattcctcagatattttggtccatgttgatgTGACTGCAtagcacagctgctgcagatctGTAAGCTGCACACCCGTGGTGTGACACTCCTGTTCcgccacatcccaaaggtgctctactggattAAGATCTGGTGATTGTGGAGGTCTTTTGAGCACAGTGGACTCATTGTCATGCTTAAGAAACTGGTTTGACGTGATTCTAGCTTTTAGACATGGCATGTTACCCTGCTAGTAGCAGAGGGGCATACTGTGGTCCTAACAGGAGCAACAATATTCAGGTACGCTATGATGTTGAAATGATGCTCAGCTGGTACTAAGAGGCAGCAGCCTGAACACTGATACCAGGCATGATTGATCCATgcattcatgttgtttacaccaaattctgaccttaCTATCCAATCTCACAgtagaaattgagactcatcagaccaggcaacatttttccaatcttctattgtccaaaTTTTGTGAGCTCTTGTGTGAATTGGagcatgtgtttcctgtttttagctggCAGGAGTGGCACACAGTGTGATCTTCTGCTGcttgtagcccatctgcttcatgattcgtcatgttgtgcattcagagatgctctctTGCACACCTTGGCTGTAATgagttacaaccaaggtatgttGCCTTTATATAAACTCAAAGCAGTCCGGCCAttgtcctctgacctctggcttCAAAGAACATGTCTCTTACTgggtagtttctctttgttaGATTATTCTCTGTAAACGCTGTAAAGAGATGACTgtgtagatcagcagtttctgaaatacttagAAGCAGCCTGTCCAGCACTAAGAACTGCGCCACATTCACTTAAGTCACCTGTTTTTCCTGTCCTGAAgtttggtttgaacttcagcagcttgttttgaacaggtgtacctaccAAAGTAGTTGGTGAATGTATTCTACACAGTCGTAACTGACTAAATAAACTTCACAACCTAAACCAATTGGCTCAAACAAAACCAGTATGACTGGAACTTAAATTTTCCTGTTTACAATAGAGGATTTATTGCAGATAAGCACCGGT is a window encoding:
- the kdf1a gene encoding keratinocyte differentiation factor 1; the protein is MPGHSTGAPRHKYPNCSSRADNHRPNRTISRDSTTSQDSYKDPHGEQLRDHSRYSEGRYGRGRSHPRNGTGRGSETIGFIPGSADSVPSSRQSCGSCASMGWSSCKALICCVLTCGFYGTREPCLPVNESSTDHTPKTGGDPRPPNGIAVKNPGMSLEPNNKQPKTSRLPLNDSFRYPDVHIAGQKVKYPVADSKRGRTSGKGDNQRPVSNTSLLSYEDYDLDEQSDKDIDSLITKKLLELYALHQIDQLAKCTSDSSFSRKTNEISELIYSIAQDYNLEEQEAECKLVHGVIRISTRKGKRNKGYLSTGQRPNGRSDRTLPDSGNETMTNTFMSSDFPEVKVSEQTPSDELARKMRNYSGRTYSSSTTTAYSAYHHDTETYSSGAPLIL
- the LOC134638016 gene encoding trophoblast glycoprotein-like; this translates as MCFSAVFVFLGILFCALCRCLECPFGCECFAVIRTVKCVSKDLLTAPENIPGYARTVIITGNNIHQIGPSSFTELENVTNIILSNNRLTEMASHTFSSLVNLRFLDLSGNQLALIHPEALSIPGSPLQELNLSQSLYNFTALTDLTTALRWGGLAGLLRLDLSGNKLALLPPGMFSHLPNLQQLFLTNNSLVAVYSGTFSGMNHLEVLDLTHNTFSTFRADALLEMDKLGYIRILLGNNPYTCSCEINEFVAWLNKSRAKVDVDAVRCASPGALTDARLRGLSIQDIGCVVPVLAEVADLTLQTSYVFLGLVLGLVGMVFLFVLYLNRKGMKKWINEMRDACRDVLEGYHYRYEIDSDPRLGHISADSRRAQRQLGISLSQQLPSDTSVAPTKTQVKQLTTSPSLNL